A genomic stretch from Sinorhizobium terangae includes:
- a CDS encoding VOC family protein, which translates to MRYLHTMVRVKDLDKALHFYCTLFGLEEIRRYENEKGRFTLVFLAAPGDLDQAKEGGSPCVELTYNWDPEEYTGGRNFGHLAYEVDDIYGFCKHLMDNGVTINRPPRDGHMAFVRSPDGISIEILQKGEHLPTQEPWASMANTGSW; encoded by the coding sequence ATGCGCTATCTGCACACGATGGTTCGTGTAAAGGACCTGGACAAGGCTCTTCACTTCTACTGCACGCTCTTCGGCCTCGAGGAAATCCGCCGGTACGAAAACGAAAAAGGCCGATTCACGCTGGTCTTTCTTGCCGCGCCCGGCGACCTCGACCAGGCCAAGGAAGGAGGCTCCCCCTGCGTTGAACTCACCTATAACTGGGACCCGGAGGAATACACCGGCGGCCGCAACTTCGGCCATCTCGCCTACGAAGTGGACGACATCTACGGCTTCTGCAAGCATCTGATGGACAATGGCGTGACCATCAATCGTCCTCCGCGCGACGGCCATATGGCCTTTGTCCGCTCACCGGATGGAATTTCGATCGAGATCCTGCAGAAGGGCGAGCATCTGCCTACGCAGGAGCCCTGGGCTTCGATGGCCAATACCGGCAGCTGGTAA
- a CDS encoding cold-shock protein: protein MADRTSSKDVIHNDDFGNDALDLIEITGVIKWFDVAKGFGFIVPDNGMQDVLLHVTCLRRDGYQTVLEGARVVALVQKRDRGYQAFRILSMDQSTAVHPSQLPPVRTHVQVTPTSGLERVLVKWFNRTKGFGFLTRGEGTEDIFVHMETLRRFGLTELRPGQVVLVRFGDGEKGLMAAEIHPDGPTPTNRSH, encoded by the coding sequence ATGGCGGATAGAACATCTTCGAAAGACGTCATCCATAATGACGACTTTGGCAACGACGCCCTTGACCTCATCGAAATTACCGGCGTTATCAAGTGGTTCGACGTTGCGAAGGGCTTTGGTTTCATTGTGCCCGACAACGGCATGCAGGATGTATTGCTGCACGTTACTTGCCTGCGGCGCGATGGCTACCAGACGGTTCTCGAGGGCGCGCGCGTCGTCGCACTTGTTCAGAAACGGGACCGCGGATACCAGGCTTTTCGCATTCTCTCCATGGATCAGTCGACCGCCGTCCATCCGTCGCAACTCCCCCCGGTCAGAACGCATGTTCAGGTCACGCCGACCAGTGGCTTGGAGCGCGTGCTCGTCAAGTGGTTCAACCGCACGAAAGGTTTTGGTTTCCTGACGCGAGGCGAGGGGACCGAAGACATCTTCGTGCATATGGAGACGCTGCGCCGCTTTGGGCTCACGGAACTGCGGCCAGGACAGGTGGTGCTGGTGCGTTTCGGCGACGGCGAAAAGGGTCTCATGGCAGCAGAGATTCATCCCGACGGCCCGACGCCAACCAACCGGTCGCACTGA
- a CDS encoding DUF192 domain-containing protein: MALSLRIFARSAIAALFLLSLFVSAVFADVSFGRDKLRLLTGAGTHDLTVELAVDPGQREQGLMYRRQMAPDHGMLFDFGETRRVMMWMKNTYLPLDMLFVARDGTVRTIHENAVPLSEAIIDSGEPVAFVLELNAGTVKRLGIKPGDRLEGARIPAAN, translated from the coding sequence ATGGCTTTGTCTCTCCGCATATTTGCAAGAAGCGCCATCGCGGCGCTTTTTTTGTTGTCGCTTTTCGTTTCCGCGGTTTTTGCCGACGTCTCATTTGGGCGTGACAAGCTCCGCCTTTTGACGGGCGCGGGCACCCATGACCTGACGGTCGAACTCGCGGTCGATCCTGGCCAGCGCGAGCAGGGGCTCATGTATCGCCGCCAGATGGCGCCGGATCACGGCATGCTGTTCGATTTTGGCGAGACGCGCCGGGTGATGATGTGGATGAAAAACACCTATCTGCCGCTGGACATGCTCTTTGTCGCGCGCGATGGAACTGTGCGTACGATTCATGAAAACGCCGTGCCGTTGTCCGAAGCGATCATCGATTCCGGTGAACCGGTTGCTTTCGTGCTCGAACTCAACGCCGGTACGGTGAAACGACTCGGCATAAAGCCGGGCGACCGCCTGGAAGGGGCCCGGATCCCGGCCGCAAACTGA
- a CDS encoding ETC complex I subunit produces the protein MSAKIYRPAKTAMQSGKAKTHLWVLEFDQEKPRTIDPIMGYTSSGDMRQQLRLTFESAEQAIAYAERNGIDYRVIAPKDSTRKNVSYSDNFRFNRMQPWTH, from the coding sequence ATGTCCGCGAAGATCTATCGTCCCGCAAAGACGGCCATGCAATCCGGCAAGGCCAAGACGCATCTGTGGGTGTTGGAATTCGATCAGGAAAAGCCGCGTACCATCGATCCGATCATGGGATATACAAGCTCTGGCGACATGCGCCAGCAACTGCGGCTCACCTTCGAAAGCGCGGAACAGGCAATCGCCTACGCTGAACGCAACGGCATAGACTATCGCGTGATCGCGCCGAAGGATTCGACGCGCAAGAATGTGTCCTATTCGGACAATTTCCGTTTCAACCGGATGCAGCCCTGGACCCACTGA
- a CDS encoding sterol desaturase family protein: protein MSDETFHLLFLFGFYATTVVTYFAFGYGLTWVNNCNAGRKIQKGRGSDKRRNAEIRQSLASMFSACLPLTIGLYAQQKGWAPAPWTFNWWAAVPLFVLCMFLYDTWFYFMHRLLHTKWLYPLHALHHKSVAPTIWSTYSEDVFDNFLLQGFSGVIVFIVPFPPAILIGQRLFEHFNGMIGHCGFEYFASSTTRYPSPLLCTTFHDQHHSGFRYNYGNYFSFWDRVLGTISPNYDQHVRKFEEEGLPLKFSQAAAGDVRTGRAQPKGIRGASDERPAIDEPETDRCSVRLDSARDGRGLPEGSQ, encoded by the coding sequence ATGTCGGACGAAACTTTCCATCTTCTGTTTCTGTTCGGATTCTACGCCACGACAGTCGTTACCTACTTCGCCTTTGGCTATGGCCTCACCTGGGTCAACAACTGCAATGCTGGGCGAAAGATCCAGAAGGGGCGCGGTTCCGACAAACGTCGCAATGCGGAGATTCGCCAGAGCCTGGCTTCGATGTTCAGCGCTTGCCTGCCGCTGACCATCGGCCTCTACGCCCAGCAAAAGGGCTGGGCACCGGCACCGTGGACCTTCAATTGGTGGGCGGCGGTACCGCTCTTTGTCCTGTGCATGTTTCTCTACGATACCTGGTTCTATTTCATGCACCGGCTGCTGCACACCAAGTGGCTCTACCCACTGCACGCACTTCACCATAAGAGCGTCGCCCCGACGATCTGGAGCACCTATTCGGAGGATGTCTTCGACAATTTTCTATTGCAAGGCTTCTCAGGCGTGATCGTTTTCATCGTGCCGTTTCCGCCAGCGATTCTCATCGGACAAAGGCTGTTCGAGCATTTCAACGGCATGATCGGACATTGTGGCTTCGAGTACTTCGCCTCATCGACAACGCGTTATCCGTCCCCCTTGCTGTGCACGACTTTCCACGATCAGCATCATTCGGGATTTCGATACAACTACGGTAACTATTTCTCCTTCTGGGACCGCGTGCTCGGCACGATTTCACCAAACTACGACCAGCACGTAAGGAAGTTCGAGGAGGAAGGACTGCCGCTCAAATTCAGTCAGGCCGCTGCCGGCGATGTTCGTACCGGCCGAGCACAGCCCAAAGGAATACGCGGCGCCTCCGATGAGCGACCAGCCATAGACGAACCCGAAACCGACCGTTGCTCTGTACGGCTGGACTCGGCTCGTGATGGCCGAGGTCTGCCCGAAGGAAGCCAATAG
- a CDS encoding DUF1236 domain-containing protein, with protein sequence MKGILIKSAIALSLGVTYVPALAQTEQPAQGQSTDCPAGTECPQGGAQGQQPDAQGSPDQGTGQDQQGQPMEEQQPGAEQGGTGQQMQQDQQQQPDTGTPKQQQQQDQSEQPSQPDTEQQPPEGQTDQQQPDQGQTKQQQPDQGQTKQQPDQGQTEQQQDQPTEGQSQQSQQGGTSGGDVNVTVEQKTEITQIVKEEKVEPVDVDFNVTVGAVVPETVELRPLPQRIVKIVPRYKGYRFFVLADGRIVIVEPSSLKVVVVLA encoded by the coding sequence ATGAAAGGTATCCTCATAAAGAGCGCAATTGCATTGAGCCTGGGCGTCACCTACGTGCCGGCTCTCGCGCAGACCGAACAGCCGGCACAAGGGCAATCCACCGACTGCCCGGCAGGTACCGAATGTCCGCAGGGCGGTGCCCAGGGCCAGCAACCCGATGCGCAGGGCAGCCCAGATCAAGGTACCGGACAAGACCAGCAAGGTCAGCCCATGGAAGAACAGCAGCCTGGCGCTGAGCAAGGTGGGACCGGACAGCAAATGCAGCAGGATCAGCAGCAGCAACCCGATACCGGCACGCCGAAGCAACAACAGCAGCAAGATCAGTCAGAGCAGCCGAGCCAACCCGACACCGAACAGCAGCCTCCAGAAGGACAAACGGATCAGCAGCAACCGGATCAAGGGCAGACCAAGCAGCAGCAACCCGATCAGGGGCAGACCAAGCAGCAACCCGATCAGGGGCAGACCGAGCAGCAGCAGGACCAGCCCACTGAGGGGCAATCGCAGCAGTCCCAGCAGGGCGGGACCAGTGGCGGCGATGTCAACGTGACGGTGGAGCAGAAGACCGAAATCACGCAGATCGTGAAGGAAGAGAAAGTCGAACCGGTCGACGTTGATTTCAACGTGACGGTCGGCGCAGTCGTGCCGGAAACCGTGGAATTGAGGCCTCTCCCGCAGCGTATCGTGAAGATCGTCCCCAGATACAAGGGTTACCGCTTCTTCGTCTTGGCCGATGGTCGGATCGTAATCGTCGAACCCTCGTCGCTTAAGGTCGTCGTGGTCCTGGCATAG
- a CDS encoding BA14K family protein yields MKKVGVFILAAVTAFTGYAPAQAMPFAPVSQSNPSGIELIHHRPWHQGGPRHGWHDDGVRYGHYNGYRGYRYRREGYRRHSDGWWYPLAAFGAGMVIGGAIAAPPPPPRRVYTNASRAHADWCYAQYRSYRAYDNSFQPYYGPRQQCVSPYY; encoded by the coding sequence ATGAAGAAGGTCGGTGTATTCATCCTTGCGGCGGTTACGGCATTCACAGGCTACGCTCCGGCTCAGGCCATGCCCTTTGCGCCCGTATCGCAGTCCAACCCGAGCGGGATAGAACTGATCCACCATAGGCCATGGCACCAGGGCGGACCGCGTCACGGTTGGCATGACGACGGGGTCCGTTACGGCCATTACAACGGTTATCGCGGTTATCGTTATCGTCGGGAAGGATATCGTCGGCATAGCGACGGATGGTGGTATCCGTTGGCGGCGTTTGGAGCGGGCATGGTCATTGGAGGCGCGATTGCAGCGCCGCCACCACCGCCTCGACGCGTCTATACCAATGCCAGCCGGGCTCATGCCGATTGGTGCTATGCACAGTACCGCTCCTACCGAGCGTACGACAACAGCTTCCAGCCTTATTACGGGCCTCGCCAGCAGTGCGTCTCGCCCTACTACTGA
- a CDS encoding outer membrane protein: MRTVLVAIFGASLLAGTPYAADLTEAPAPAPVVEAAPTFVWTGGYVGLQGGGGWLNSDLSVPGASASRDFNGGLFGAFAGYNYQQGDWVLGIEADVAYNWNDKTFNVFGANTEVGTDVSGSVRGRVGYTLNEKALLYATGGWAVTRGFVDVAGAPKEKETFNGWTIGAGVDYGFTDSVFGRAEYRYNDFGDKDVGGVDVDLDQHQFTIGVGVKF; the protein is encoded by the coding sequence ATGAGAACCGTGCTTGTTGCGATCTTCGGCGCGTCGCTGCTGGCGGGAACGCCTTACGCAGCAGACCTGACGGAAGCTCCAGCACCAGCGCCGGTTGTCGAAGCAGCCCCCACATTCGTCTGGACCGGCGGTTATGTCGGCCTTCAGGGCGGCGGCGGATGGCTCAACAGCGATTTAAGCGTCCCCGGCGCAAGCGCCTCGAGGGACTTCAACGGCGGCCTGTTCGGCGCCTTCGCCGGTTACAACTACCAGCAGGGTGACTGGGTTCTCGGTATCGAAGCAGACGTTGCCTACAACTGGAACGACAAGACCTTCAACGTCTTCGGCGCGAACACTGAAGTCGGAACCGACGTCTCCGGATCGGTGCGCGGTCGCGTCGGCTACACCTTGAACGAAAAGGCTTTGCTGTACGCAACCGGCGGCTGGGCGGTAACTCGCGGCTTCGTCGATGTTGCCGGCGCGCCGAAGGAGAAGGAGACCTTTAACGGCTGGACCATTGGGGCCGGCGTCGATTACGGCTTCACCGACAGCGTCTTCGGTCGTGCAGAGTATCGCTACAACGATTTTGGCGACAAGGATGTCGGTGGCGTCGATGTCGATCTCGACCAGCATCAATTCACGATCGGCGTGGGGGTGAAATTCTGA
- a CDS encoding GlxA family transcriptional regulator — MSQRVEKQSPIEVVVVVLPESSIMSLASVLDPMRAANRVAGRQVFRWRLLSGDGEAPILTCGVPINVEGRFTTPLGGDLLLVIGGFNLHKHAGKRFVATLQECARHFDIVAGIESGCWLLGRSGLLNGRKATAHWEELEDFSQTFPALTVIGERFVTDGKYWTSGGASPTFDMMLHLITERLGPALALDVASIFVYDQMHSPTDVQPFVSLGRIEARDPELAGAIRLMERTLERPLTVAALARRLSISRRKLELLFARGLSISPAAYYLRLRLQVAHRLVRDSAVPIRDIALRCGFDSLSAFSRAYSREYQASPLKMRSLTRGETSLRSEVARGGGGNSLPVSDAG, encoded by the coding sequence ATGTCACAACGCGTCGAAAAACAATCTCCGATTGAGGTCGTGGTCGTCGTCCTGCCTGAGTCGTCGATCATGTCGCTGGCCTCGGTACTGGATCCGATGCGCGCGGCAAATCGCGTGGCCGGCAGGCAGGTCTTTCGCTGGCGGCTCCTGTCCGGCGACGGAGAGGCGCCGATACTGACCTGCGGCGTTCCGATCAATGTGGAAGGTCGGTTCACAACCCCGCTCGGCGGCGACCTTCTCCTGGTGATCGGAGGCTTCAATCTCCACAAGCATGCCGGCAAGCGGTTCGTCGCGACACTGCAGGAGTGCGCCCGCCATTTCGATATCGTCGCGGGAATCGAATCCGGCTGCTGGCTGCTCGGGCGGTCGGGGCTTCTCAATGGCCGCAAGGCAACCGCCCATTGGGAAGAACTCGAGGATTTTAGCCAGACTTTTCCGGCGCTTACCGTCATCGGCGAACGCTTCGTAACCGACGGCAAATATTGGACCTCAGGCGGCGCTTCGCCGACGTTCGACATGATGCTGCATCTGATCACCGAGCGGTTGGGGCCGGCTCTGGCGCTCGATGTGGCGAGCATCTTTGTCTACGACCAGATGCACAGCCCCACCGATGTGCAGCCTTTCGTGTCGCTCGGCCGCATCGAGGCGCGCGATCCGGAACTTGCCGGCGCGATAAGACTGATGGAACGCACGCTGGAGCGGCCGTTGACTGTCGCGGCGCTGGCGCGGCGGTTGTCCATCTCTCGGCGCAAGCTCGAACTTCTCTTTGCAAGGGGGCTCTCGATCAGTCCCGCCGCCTATTATCTCCGCCTTCGACTTCAGGTCGCGCACCGGCTTGTTCGCGATTCGGCGGTTCCAATACGGGACATCGCGTTGCGTTGCGGCTTCGACAGCCTCTCGGCCTTTTCGCGTGCTTACAGCCGCGAATATCAAGCGAGCCCGTTGAAGATGCGAAGTCTCACCCGCGGAGAAACTTCACTGCGCTCTGAGGTGGCCCGCGGTGGTGGAGGGAACTCCCTCCCGGTTTCAGACGCGGGATGA